In Ignavibacteria bacterium, a genomic segment contains:
- a CDS encoding acyl-CoA thioesterase, giving the protein MKKKYTIATNHALKTVKDSQTEMIELVLPNDTNQLGALLGGKLMHWIDIAAAIAAQRHCGKVCVTASVDEINFHHPIRLGEVVTLRASVNRVFTTSMEVGVQATSENLLTGEKKKSNTAYLTFVALDSNGKPTNVSPIIPETKDEKRRFREALIRRERRLQHRTNVLSA; this is encoded by the coding sequence ATGAAAAAAAAATATACCATAGCAACAAACCATGCGTTGAAAACCGTTAAAGATTCGCAAACGGAAATGATTGAACTCGTGCTTCCCAACGACACGAATCAGTTAGGCGCATTACTTGGCGGAAAACTGATGCATTGGATTGATATTGCCGCCGCTATCGCTGCGCAACGACACTGCGGAAAAGTGTGTGTTACGGCTTCCGTTGATGAAATCAATTTTCATCATCCGATTCGATTGGGAGAAGTCGTAACATTGCGCGCTTCCGTCAATCGCGTTTTTACGACTTCAATGGAAGTAGGAGTTCAGGCAACGTCGGAAAATTTATTAACGGGAGAAAAGAAAAAGTCTAACACTGCATATTTAACGTTTGTTGCGCTTGATAGCAACGGGAAGCCGACAAATGTATCACCGATCATTCCCGAAACGAAAGACGAAAAACGTCGTTTTCGCGAAGCGTTGATTCGCCGCGAACGACGATTACAACACCGAACAAATGTGTTATCAGCGTAG